The following coding sequences lie in one Chiroxiphia lanceolata isolate bChiLan1 chromosome 19, bChiLan1.pri, whole genome shotgun sequence genomic window:
- the LOC116796447 gene encoding uncharacterized protein LOC116796447 has translation MLFALAEFIFESRLKHRADQVHREAVTASALCSLSARDCAKAFGKYLRSHERTDVILAAIEALGDASILDQQVPSSLLDVALEDPVVWLTDAPKIVSSILESLPYCSTQAAWEKAESLLHLMTNLYPSTVVILLCKAALQGDSTAPELWELMSSMPETLAKILEDFANLLCTQCFRCSAEGPRTQSMALSSRKAESEESADEPDVESHQGCPNVRTAGLLLEGLVGLSQRAEMARNIELFLPGMMKILQVGSEDAQMKILLALRNALCQLKKTKASFIAVQLVGRLLPLFDSECSELRELSICMLTELLQLVVGRDEKRMRKEVWRALVPLLFRMSDQVPSVAKASREALLAAAELLKWRTLKHLLQRERLWELGACLLKKSGSRAEDLIHQSLPYLQDPQANVRLAAVRFIGLITRRLREQTTESQADILSALQPLEKDWDISVSSLAARTTCILRSPCVQQRPRGLLRALSCCWP, from the exons ATGCTTTTTGCCCTGGCTGAGTTCATCT TTGAATCCAGGCTAAAGCACAGAGCAGACCAAGTCCACCGGGAAGCCGTGACCGCCTCCGCGCTGTGTTCTTTGAGCGCCAGGGACTGTGCCAAG GCCTTTGGAAAATACTTGCGGTCCCACGAGAGGACAGATGTCATCCTGGCGGCCATTGAGGCATTGGGAGATGCCAGCATCCTCGACCAGCAGGTGCCCAGCAGCCTGCTGGATGTGGCCTTGGAGGACCCGGTCGTCTGGCTGACGGAC GCGCCCAAGATAGTCAGCAGCATCCTTGAGAGCCTGCCATACTGCAGCACACAGGCAGCGTGGGAGAAAGCAGAGTCACTGCTTCACCTGATGACCAACCTGTACCCCAGCACAGTGGTCATCCTCCTGTGCAAGGCGGCTCTTCAAGGAGACAG CACTGCGccggagctgtgggagctgatGTCCTCCATGCCGGAGACGCTGGCCAAGATCTTGGAGGACTTTGCCAACCTGCTGTGCACACAGTGCTTCCGCTGCTCCGCAGAAGGCCCCCGCACCCAGTCCATGGCT TTGTCCTCCAGGAAGGCTGAGTCGGAGGAGTCGGCTGACGAGCCCGACGTCGAGAGCCATCAGGGCTGTCCAAATGTGAGGACGGCCgggctgctgctggaagggctCGTCGGGCTGTCACAGAGAGCCGAGATG gcCAGAAACATTGAACTCTTCCTGCCGGGCATGATGAAGATCCTGCAAGTTGGCAGCGAAGACGCCCAGATGAAGATCCTGCTGGCCTTGCGAAACGCTCTGTGTCAGCTGAAGAAGACCAAGGCCAGCTTCATCGCTGTGCAGCTTGTGGGGAGGCTCCTGCCCCTCTTTGACTCG GAGTGCAGCGAGCTGCGCGAGCTCTCCATCTGCATGCTCACGGAGCTGCTGCAGTTGGTGGTCGGCAGGGATgagaagaggatgaggaaggaggtGTGGCGGGCACTGGTGCCTCTCCTCTTCCGCATGAGCGACCAGGTCCCCAGCGTAGCCAAG GCCTCCAGGGAAGCCCTTCTTGCTGCTGCCGAGCTGCTGAAGTGGAGGACGCTCAAGCACCTGCTGCAGAGAGAGCGGCTGTGGGAGCTTGGAGCGTGCTTG CTAAAGAAGAGCGGGAGCAGGGCTGAAGATCTCATCCACCAGAGCCTGCCCTACCTGCAGGACCCTCAGGCCAACGTGCGCCTGGCGGCCGTCAGGTTCATCG GACTCATCACACGGCGCCTGAGGGAGCAGACCACGGAGAGTCAGGCTGACATCCTGAGCG CGCTTCAGCCCTTGGAGAAAGACTGGGACATCTCTGTCAGCTCCCTGGCAGCTCGGACAACCTGCATTCTGAGGAGTCCTTGTGTGCAGCAAAGACCAAGAGGCCTCCTACgagcactgagctgctgctggccgTGA